The Caulifigura coniformis genome includes a region encoding these proteins:
- a CDS encoding ABC transporter ATP-binding protein: MALVEIRGLTKRFKKGDEVITPLESVDLDIERGDFVSLMGPSGTGKSTLLNVVAGIDEPTAGTITVDGTVITGMAKGPLADWRAAHLGYIFQTHNLIPVLTAYENVELPILLLPLSSAERQKRVELALEAVGLKDRADHYPRQLSGGQEQRVGIARAIVANPTIIVADEPTGSLDTATSLQIKALLKQLNEQLGMTMLMVTHDEQMALIATRRLRLDNGHIVDGVGGHNGHAPAVAAHT; encoded by the coding sequence ATGGCTTTGGTGGAAATCCGCGGACTGACGAAGCGATTCAAAAAGGGTGACGAAGTGATCACGCCCTTGGAATCGGTCGATCTCGACATTGAGCGTGGCGACTTCGTGTCGCTGATGGGGCCCAGCGGGACAGGAAAAAGCACGCTTCTGAACGTTGTCGCTGGTATCGACGAGCCAACCGCCGGGACGATCACCGTTGATGGCACGGTCATCACAGGAATGGCTAAGGGGCCGTTGGCGGACTGGCGAGCGGCTCACCTGGGTTACATTTTTCAAACACACAACCTGATACCAGTGCTGACGGCATACGAAAACGTGGAGCTGCCAATCTTGCTCCTTCCTCTGAGTTCTGCGGAGCGTCAGAAGCGAGTCGAACTGGCACTGGAGGCGGTTGGGTTGAAGGACCGGGCCGATCACTACCCGCGACAGTTGTCTGGCGGCCAAGAACAGCGAGTCGGCATCGCCAGGGCCATTGTTGCCAACCCAACGATTATCGTAGCGGACGAGCCCACCGGCAGTCTCGATACGGCGACGAGTCTGCAGATCAAGGCACTCCTCAAACAGCTGAATGAGCAACTTGGAATGACGATGTTAATGGTCACCCACGATGAGCAGATGGCTCTGATTGCCACTCGTCGTCTCAGACTCGACAACGGCCACATTGTGGACGGTGTTGGCGGACACAATGGCCACGCTCCCGCTGTCGCGGCTCACACGTAA
- a CDS encoding HlyD family efflux transporter periplasmic adaptor subunit: MIVSRAEVQQAGTPLFKAAGWIEPRPTAVLATALTDGVVDELLVVEGQSVEKGQAVAKLISADRRLALEQAKATLLVHDKEVASAESDLRSAKLRFDQPLHLEAALADAQSSLAETEAALAKLPFQIDAAQANSAFAEKRLGLRRKAADSIAESLIQESERNYAAAKSELQQLEDQQPRLKKQVDAIERKRETAAQQLKLRIEESAKVAESEARLKSSEARRNQATLAVEQAQLDLDRTVVRAPISGRVLQLVAPPGTHVASVGVSPQGSSTIVRLYDPRMLQVRADVRLEDVLFVQPGQEVQLETPSSKTPLRGTVLQATSTANIQKNTLEVKVAIIEPPPTVTPEMLVTATFIAPPQPEQPGSAQQDRLLVPRSLVEKAAETSTVWTVDATNAARRRSIRLGSAGTDALVEVVEGLSPTDKLIVSGRERLTEGERVVVTGDDPSLGIGKGT, translated from the coding sequence GTGATCGTCTCGCGTGCTGAGGTCCAGCAGGCTGGCACGCCGTTGTTTAAGGCGGCAGGTTGGATTGAGCCTCGGCCAACCGCTGTCCTGGCAACTGCGCTGACAGACGGGGTCGTCGACGAGTTGTTGGTTGTCGAAGGGCAGTCCGTTGAGAAGGGGCAAGCCGTTGCCAAGCTGATCAGCGCCGATCGGAGGCTGGCATTGGAGCAGGCGAAAGCGACGCTGTTGGTGCACGATAAGGAAGTTGCGAGTGCGGAGTCAGACTTGAGGTCGGCGAAGTTGCGCTTCGACCAACCGCTGCATCTGGAAGCGGCGCTTGCAGACGCCCAGTCGTCTTTGGCCGAGACGGAGGCCGCACTGGCCAAGCTTCCCTTCCAGATCGATGCTGCACAGGCGAATTCCGCCTTTGCGGAGAAGCGGCTCGGACTGCGGCGGAAGGCAGCGGACTCCATCGCGGAAAGCCTGATTCAGGAGTCCGAACGCAATTACGCCGCCGCTAAGTCCGAGCTTCAGCAACTGGAAGACCAGCAGCCCCGTCTCAAAAAGCAGGTTGACGCAATTGAGCGAAAACGTGAAACGGCCGCCCAGCAGCTGAAGCTTCGAATTGAGGAGTCGGCAAAGGTCGCGGAGAGCGAGGCACGGCTCAAGTCGTCCGAGGCACGACGCAATCAGGCGACTTTGGCTGTCGAACAGGCTCAGCTCGATTTGGATCGAACCGTCGTACGTGCGCCGATTTCGGGCCGCGTTCTTCAACTTGTTGCCCCGCCTGGCACTCATGTCGCCTCAGTAGGAGTGTCGCCGCAGGGGTCGAGCACCATTGTTCGTCTCTACGATCCACGGATGCTTCAGGTGCGCGCTGACGTCCGTCTGGAAGATGTCCTGTTCGTCCAGCCTGGCCAAGAAGTGCAGCTGGAGACACCGTCATCGAAGACGCCCCTCCGAGGAACGGTTCTGCAGGCGACATCAACAGCCAACATCCAGAAGAACACGCTCGAAGTCAAAGTCGCGATTATTGAGCCTCCTCCGACCGTGACTCCGGAGATGCTGGTCACAGCAACATTCATCGCACCTCCTCAGCCCGAGCAACCGGGTTCGGCGCAGCAGGATCGACTCTTGGTCCCGCGTTCTCTTGTCGAGAAGGCTGCAGAAACGTCGACGGTCTGGACCGTCGATGCGACGAATGCGGCACGTCGCCGCAGTATCCGACTGGGTAGTGCTGGAACAGATGCCCTTGTGGAGGTAGTCGAAGGGTTGTCGCCGACGGACAAGCTCATTGTCAGCGGCCGTGAACGGCTGACCGAGGGCGAACGGGTTGTGGTGACTGGCGACGATCCATCATTAGGAATCGGGAAGGGCACTTGA
- a CDS encoding ABC transporter permease: MFRRRLLPWDYGVRNLARRPTRTALTFTALTIVILLVFVVVGFIRGLETSLAVSGDPSVVLIYSVSAAENIESSSIGARIPGLLTASIDGVQKRFGVSHVSPELYLGTRVETASGNVGFGLIRGITPLAPLVRRRLQMTEGRWPAAGEILVGRLVAAKLGCEPGELAVGNSVTLEGRKWKVAGQFSAGGSAFESEIWCPLSDFQDAIKRQDVSLAAIMLDAGTSAADVDLFCKSRTDLELQAIGEMAYYESLQKHYKPVRMLAWLVVFLVVGAGVFAGLNMMYGAVAGRIRELATLRAVGYRRRAILMTLIQEGALLAAAGSLVAGMIALLLLNGLAVRFTMGAFTLRVDSTALLIGCGTGLLLGVFGAIPPALKALRLPIVTSLKAI, from the coding sequence ATGTTCCGCAGACGACTACTTCCTTGGGACTACGGTGTCCGAAACCTGGCGCGTCGGCCCACGCGGACTGCGCTCACGTTTACGGCACTGACGATTGTCATCCTGCTCGTCTTCGTAGTCGTCGGGTTCATCCGAGGTTTGGAGACCTCTCTTGCCGTGAGCGGAGATCCTTCCGTCGTCCTGATCTACTCGGTGAGTGCGGCAGAGAACATCGAGAGCTCCTCTATTGGCGCAAGGATTCCCGGACTGCTGACTGCAAGCATCGACGGCGTACAGAAGCGATTCGGGGTTTCGCACGTTTCTCCGGAGCTCTACTTAGGAACACGGGTCGAGACTGCATCCGGCAATGTCGGTTTTGGGCTAATTCGTGGCATCACGCCGCTGGCGCCACTTGTGCGCAGACGCTTGCAGATGACTGAAGGACGTTGGCCGGCGGCCGGTGAGATCCTTGTCGGCCGGTTGGTGGCGGCAAAGCTCGGGTGTGAGCCCGGAGAGCTGGCGGTCGGCAACTCGGTCACACTCGAAGGCCGCAAATGGAAAGTGGCGGGGCAATTCTCCGCGGGCGGATCGGCCTTCGAGTCAGAGATATGGTGCCCGTTGTCGGACTTCCAGGACGCAATCAAACGGCAAGACGTTAGCCTCGCTGCGATTATGCTCGATGCTGGGACCTCAGCCGCCGACGTCGATCTTTTTTGCAAAAGCAGGACCGATCTCGAACTTCAGGCAATCGGAGAGATGGCGTACTACGAGTCGCTGCAGAAGCACTACAAGCCAGTACGGATGTTGGCCTGGCTGGTTGTGTTCTTGGTTGTCGGCGCAGGTGTTTTCGCCGGTCTCAACATGATGTACGGGGCCGTTGCAGGTCGGATCCGAGAACTCGCCACGCTGCGTGCCGTCGGCTATCGACGGAGAGCAATCTTGATGACGTTGATCCAGGAGGGAGCTCTTCTGGCTGCGGCAGGTTCCCTTGTCGCTGGGATGATTGCACTGCTCTTGCTGAACGGGCTGGCCGTGAGATTCACCATGGGGGCTTTCACCCTCCGCGTGGACAGTACCGCACTCTTGATTGGCTGCGGCACCGGGCTTTTGCTCGGAGTCTTCGGGGCTATTCCACCGGCGTTAAAAGCGCTTCGCCTTCCGATTGTTACCAGCCTGAAGGCGATCTAA
- a CDS encoding heavy-metal-associated domain-containing protein → MSLLSRRSMFSLLFVTLAAASTTLQAGNQDRRTVVTVGEMCGGCVKNITTRLQKVSDIDKVECDIKTKTVTITPKADKTLSPLFVWDTMAEIGKTPKKLVAPTGTFTSRPNS, encoded by the coding sequence ATGTCCTTGCTATCCCGCCGCAGCATGTTTTCCCTGCTTTTCGTAACGCTCGCAGCAGCTAGCACGACGCTTCAGGCCGGTAACCAAGATCGACGAACTGTCGTCACAGTTGGCGAGATGTGCGGAGGCTGCGTGAAGAACATTACGACTCGGCTTCAGAAGGTGTCCGACATCGACAAGGTCGAGTGTGACATCAAGACGAAGACCGTGACGATCACGCCGAAGGCAGACAAGACGCTGTCACCGCTGTTTGTGTGGGACACGATGGCCGAAATCGGAAAGACTCCGAAAAAACTCGTCGCCCCGACAGGGACATTTACTTCCAGGCCCAATTCATAG
- a CDS encoding Ig-like domain-containing protein yields MASRIGGRDRRGPEVLESRLLLAAVTATLTDSLPVGGDTDADGVVDPGETITYTATITETSGSAATNVSFSVDLDPNTTLVANSVRITPIALDDAYSLVGNTPLTVNVAAGLLANDIDIDSTTPFSNVGLSAVAASVTDIGGTAGVSGSLVVNANGSFTYTPGTGATGTDIFSYRIVDPHNLQNVTVGVVTFTITDPVWYVDSAYGGANGASDGSFLKPFTSLAPLNDTSLPLDGDADAPGSTIFVYESGANYTTGIQLENNQKLIGESTGLTVNGMSLGGSGANPVIVNTAGNDVTLASGNTLRGINIGTASDAVGSGLAGFNIGTLSVSNVSIVTAGEDAIGIGNGTFAAGSAFTSVSASGLGGISLNSMHGGVDLGTGTLSGSGIVFNVNGGTLSATYSGNITHTTINATVSIINHSSGTITFQSGSINITGGAGLQFANADGSYDFNGTNTLNGGDAGIDILNGSAGSFTFSANTAITNPSGVGFNMLNSNGSVSYAGAIAKNSAGRAVSIDNHDGANNVTFSGNISSTGTSGGILVQNNAAGTVTFSGASKTLNTGANAAVSLLNNTGSTINFTGGGLDIDTTSGAGFAATGGGTVTVQGTGNSITSTSATALNVDNTTIGAGGLVFHAISAGNASAAADPASGIILNTTGATAGLTVTGDGNTSVGGNNSGGTIQNTTSHGISLTNTRSPSFTNVNIQGTLGHGVNGTGVTNFTFANSKVNNAGDASGENSINFDPDSGTANVTFLSNVSGVVSITNNQITNTEADGVRIVNGFGTISNLVITGNQLGDTGDVATPGSAILVQAKAVAVGNAASITRADLNNNTITDFRAGAGFVIQAVSTDATNSALVSLGTPGSATNVINVTGNLMNGGNGGIGNQPDRFITAGISGTAAANFNVSNNGTLANPIRNIDGVVIELQVDGHSTYTATVNNNVIAANNAVGSAGIAIGADADGFAGTTDDAFMIVTVSNNNISQTDGPGIFALARGESTARLDVHILNNTVAAPTATSSARAGIRVDSGSAMSIDTTVNLEISGNTTGGSTNTATSTTSPGINLRKQGTSVTINEFNIKGMPDPAPLGEASPAIENYVNSQNTSTSGTFGVGGTALLSATSGFTNNTPAGFLMFAYALEEAPPQPNVEEPTSSPIDDPINVEPVVIVEEHGPSPTAVNVPEQAVPPVITFDDGVLSQIELDALVDAAIERWIAAGLTDEQRDYLESVTVTVASMPGWYLGSASPGVVTIDSDAAGNGWFIDQTPLDDSEFSSNGSATRLAATAGSDAADDVDLLTTLMHEFGHQLGLPDYYSADQRNNLMFDYLTVGERRLPTAAQADGYVTGSVAHEAFMFGPLNLGTLPANKAVQVIFQATVNTPLPAGLAPTISAQGTVSGTNFTTVNTDDPDIAGPANPTTTTLDSLTIGSQVWIETGGNSTFDVTDTKPNGVTVKLYVDDGDGVLDAGDGAAIATTTTANIGGTDGRYQFTGLLPGNYIIEVASGGPLAGLASLAGAPDPDNNVDNDDNGAPVAGFGFASAPITLAYNTEPTTDGDADADTNLTVDFGFIANQNPVATDDNFTAAEDGPTVTGNLITGNNGNGVDSDADVGNVLSIASIDIPGVGTGLAVGVEHEFASGATILVNADGSFTFNPANAYQGLDDTETTPETFTYTLSDGVGGTDTATVTVTVSGDDDDPVATDNDVTTNEDTSLTGNVITDNNGHGVDSDADIETLTVTSITVDGDVLAVGVLHTLDSGATLIVNSDGSYTYNPNGAFDGLDVGESDTEVFTYNLSDGDGAADTATVTITITGLNDAPVASDDDISVAEFSTVSGNLITGINGNGPDTDPDVETLTITEVNGLAASVGTQITLASGALLTVNANGTFTYDPNGAFDPPPGGSETDSFTYTLSDGTVVDQANVEITITGIGPRGNIVATFRRDKATLSNTDNLPLDVDIVFLAGAVRFVGRNGTTINGVSVLEIPGIDSIGGRLGSSEDTVNVTGDADLFSLDLRAGDNAIKFEDFSSRRTVTATGRLGGLDFDAIDSQFYRLAVNTGNFADSVSLQNIDVTSTTSIRLYAGLHDVTIDDSTFGNTFTLSSTGPNTTLDIEAGAPNLAGTSFLGNFTVTTGSSAVINISPLLTSDQTTFSKLFTITAKTPNAQLIDANAIYSKPKKLKNVTDL; encoded by the coding sequence ATGGCCTCACGCATTGGCGGTCGCGATCGCCGCGGACCTGAGGTCCTGGAATCCCGGCTGCTGCTGGCTGCGGTCACAGCCACATTGACGGACTCGCTCCCGGTCGGTGGTGACACCGATGCCGATGGCGTCGTCGATCCGGGCGAAACGATCACCTACACGGCGACGATCACGGAGACGAGCGGGAGCGCTGCCACCAACGTCTCGTTCTCGGTGGACCTCGATCCCAATACGACGCTGGTCGCAAACTCGGTTCGGATCACACCGATTGCCCTCGACGATGCCTATTCACTCGTCGGCAACACGCCGCTGACGGTGAATGTCGCAGCCGGCCTCCTGGCCAACGACATCGACATTGATTCGACCACTCCGTTTTCGAATGTCGGCCTGAGCGCGGTGGCTGCCAGCGTGACCGACATCGGCGGAACAGCCGGCGTCAGTGGCAGTCTCGTGGTCAATGCCAACGGCAGCTTCACGTACACGCCGGGCACGGGTGCGACCGGGACCGACATCTTCAGTTACCGGATCGTCGATCCGCACAACCTGCAGAACGTCACGGTCGGCGTCGTCACGTTCACGATCACTGATCCTGTGTGGTATGTCGACAGTGCCTACGGCGGCGCGAACGGAGCGAGCGACGGCTCGTTCCTCAAGCCGTTTACGTCGCTCGCGCCGCTCAATGACACCTCACTCCCACTCGACGGCGACGCCGATGCGCCGGGCAGCACGATCTTCGTCTACGAGAGCGGTGCCAACTACACGACCGGCATTCAGCTCGAAAACAATCAGAAGTTGATCGGCGAGAGCACCGGATTGACAGTCAATGGCATGTCCCTTGGCGGCTCGGGCGCCAACCCGGTGATCGTCAACACGGCTGGAAACGACGTCACACTGGCCAGCGGCAACACCCTTCGTGGGATCAACATTGGCACGGCGTCTGATGCCGTGGGCAGCGGGTTGGCTGGATTCAATATTGGAACATTGTCGGTCTCCAATGTTTCGATCGTCACGGCGGGCGAGGACGCCATCGGGATTGGCAACGGCACGTTCGCGGCCGGGTCGGCCTTCACGTCCGTCTCGGCAAGCGGATTAGGCGGCATCAGCCTGAACTCGATGCACGGGGGGGTTGATCTCGGAACAGGTACGCTCTCCGGGAGCGGAATCGTTTTCAACGTGAATGGAGGGACCCTCTCCGCGACCTACAGCGGCAACATCACGCACACCACGATCAACGCGACGGTCTCGATCATCAATCACTCGAGCGGCACGATCACGTTCCAATCGGGTTCGATCAATATCACCGGTGGGGCAGGCCTTCAATTTGCAAACGCCGATGGCTCCTATGACTTCAACGGCACAAACACACTGAACGGCGGCGACGCAGGGATCGACATCCTCAACGGTTCCGCGGGCTCGTTCACGTTCTCTGCCAATACGGCGATCACCAATCCGAGCGGCGTCGGCTTCAACATGCTGAATAGCAACGGCTCGGTGAGCTACGCGGGAGCAATCGCCAAGAACAGCGCGGGCCGCGCGGTCAGCATCGACAACCACGACGGCGCGAATAACGTCACGTTCTCGGGCAACATCTCGTCGACCGGCACGAGCGGCGGCATCCTGGTGCAGAACAACGCGGCCGGCACGGTGACATTCTCCGGGGCCAGTAAGACGCTGAACACCGGCGCGAACGCGGCTGTGTCGCTGCTGAACAACACCGGCTCAACGATCAACTTCACCGGGGGCGGACTCGATATCGATACGACCAGCGGTGCTGGATTCGCAGCCACCGGCGGCGGCACGGTCACGGTGCAGGGCACGGGCAACTCGATCACCTCCACGAGTGCGACGGCGCTCAACGTCGATAACACCACGATTGGCGCCGGCGGTCTCGTCTTCCACGCGATTTCCGCCGGCAATGCCAGTGCAGCAGCCGACCCGGCCAGCGGCATCATCCTGAATACCACCGGTGCGACCGCCGGACTCACCGTCACCGGCGACGGCAACACCAGCGTCGGCGGCAACAATTCCGGCGGCACGATCCAGAACACCACCAGTCACGGGATCTCGCTGACGAATACCCGCAGCCCGTCGTTCACGAATGTGAACATCCAGGGCACGCTGGGCCACGGGGTCAACGGCACCGGTGTCACGAACTTCACCTTCGCCAACAGCAAGGTCAACAACGCCGGCGACGCCTCCGGCGAGAACAGCATCAACTTCGATCCCGATTCCGGCACGGCCAATGTGACGTTCTTAAGCAACGTTTCCGGCGTCGTCAGCATCACGAACAATCAGATCACGAACACGGAAGCCGATGGCGTTCGCATCGTCAACGGGTTCGGGACCATCAGCAACCTCGTCATTACAGGCAATCAACTCGGTGACACCGGTGATGTCGCAACGCCCGGCTCGGCCATCCTGGTCCAGGCGAAAGCGGTTGCCGTGGGCAACGCCGCTTCGATCACCAGGGCCGACCTGAACAACAACACCATCACCGATTTCCGGGCCGGCGCCGGTTTCGTGATCCAGGCCGTCTCGACGGATGCCACCAATAGCGCGCTCGTCAGCCTCGGCACGCCCGGCAGCGCGACCAACGTCATCAACGTCACCGGCAACCTGATGAACGGCGGCAACGGCGGCATCGGTAATCAGCCGGACCGCTTCATCACGGCCGGGATCTCCGGGACGGCCGCCGCCAACTTCAACGTCTCCAACAACGGAACCCTTGCGAATCCGATCAGGAACATCGACGGGGTCGTCATCGAATTGCAGGTGGATGGCCACTCGACCTACACCGCGACCGTCAACAACAACGTGATCGCCGCGAACAACGCGGTCGGCTCGGCCGGTATTGCGATCGGCGCCGACGCCGACGGTTTTGCAGGAACCACCGACGATGCGTTCATGATCGTCACGGTCAGCAACAACAACATCAGCCAGACGGACGGCCCAGGCATTTTCGCCCTCGCGCGAGGCGAATCAACCGCCAGGCTCGATGTCCACATCCTGAACAACACCGTTGCCGCGCCGACCGCGACCAGTTCCGCCCGTGCAGGCATTCGGGTCGATTCGGGTTCGGCGATGAGCATCGACACAACCGTCAACCTGGAGATCTCCGGGAATACGACGGGCGGAAGCACCAACACGGCAACGAGCACGACGTCCCCAGGGATCAACCTCCGCAAGCAGGGGACCTCGGTCACCATCAATGAGTTCAACATCAAAGGGATGCCCGACCCGGCGCCATTAGGAGAGGCATCACCGGCCATCGAGAACTATGTCAACAGTCAGAATACCAGCACATCGGGTACGTTCGGTGTCGGGGGCACAGCGCTGCTTTCGGCGACGAGTGGATTCACGAACAACACGCCAGCCGGCTTCCTGATGTTCGCGTACGCGCTCGAGGAAGCGCCGCCACAGCCCAATGTGGAAGAGCCGACTTCCTCGCCGATCGACGACCCAATCAACGTCGAACCGGTCGTCATCGTCGAGGAGCACGGACCATCCCCGACCGCCGTCAATGTCCCCGAGCAGGCAGTACCGCCAGTCATCACCTTTGATGACGGCGTGCTCTCCCAAATCGAACTCGATGCCCTTGTTGATGCGGCGATCGAACGCTGGATCGCCGCAGGTCTCACTGACGAGCAGCGGGACTACCTGGAATCCGTCACGGTCACCGTCGCGAGCATGCCCGGCTGGTATCTCGGTTCCGCTTCACCGGGCGTGGTCACGATCGACTCCGACGCCGCAGGAAACGGCTGGTTCATCGACCAGACTCCCCTCGACGACAGCGAGTTTTCTTCCAACGGATCTGCCACGCGGCTCGCCGCCACGGCCGGCAGTGATGCGGCGGACGATGTCGACCTGCTAACGACCCTCATGCACGAGTTCGGCCATCAGCTCGGCCTGCCGGACTACTACAGCGCGGACCAGCGCAACAACCTGATGTTTGACTACCTCACCGTTGGCGAACGGCGATTGCCGACTGCAGCACAGGCCGATGGCTATGTCACCGGCAGCGTCGCTCACGAAGCGTTCATGTTCGGCCCACTCAACCTCGGCACGCTCCCGGCCAACAAGGCGGTGCAGGTCATTTTCCAGGCGACCGTCAACACCCCCCTGCCGGCCGGCCTCGCACCGACGATCTCGGCCCAGGGCACCGTCAGCGGCACCAACTTCACCACCGTCAACACCGACGACCCCGACATCGCCGGCCCCGCGAACCCCACGACGACCACCCTCGACTCGCTAACCATCGGTAGCCAGGTCTGGATCGAAACCGGTGGCAACTCGACGTTCGACGTCACCGACACGAAGCCCAACGGCGTGACTGTGAAACTCTACGTGGACGACGGCGACGGCGTGCTGGATGCGGGCGATGGCGCGGCAATCGCCACGACCACGACCGCCAACATCGGCGGAACTGATGGACGTTACCAGTTCACCGGCCTCCTGCCGGGCAACTACATCATTGAAGTCGCGAGCGGCGGTCCGCTCGCCGGGCTGGCCTCTCTCGCCGGCGCGCCCGATCCCGACAACAACGTCGACAACGACGACAACGGCGCCCCCGTGGCCGGATTCGGTTTCGCGAGTGCCCCCATCACCCTGGCCTATAACACCGAGCCAACCACCGACGGCGATGCAGATGCCGACACGAACCTCACGGTCGATTTCGGTTTCATCGCCAACCAGAATCCCGTCGCGACGGACGACAACTTCACGGCGGCCGAAGATGGCCCGACGGTCACGGGCAACCTGATCACCGGTAACAACGGCAACGGAGTCGACAGCGATGCCGACGTGGGCAACGTCCTGTCGATCGCTTCGATCGACATTCCGGGCGTCGGAACCGGCCTGGCTGTGGGCGTCGAGCACGAGTTTGCCAGCGGCGCGACGATCCTCGTCAACGCCGATGGCAGCTTCACGTTCAATCCAGCAAACGCCTACCAGGGCCTCGATGACACCGAGACCACGCCCGAAACGTTCACCTACACGCTGAGCGACGGCGTCGGCGGGACCGATACGGCCACCGTGACGGTGACGGTCTCGGGCGACGATGACGATCCCGTGGCGACCGATAACGACGTCACGACGAACGAAGACACGTCCCTCACCGGCAACGTCATTACCGACAACAATGGCCACGGCGTCGATTCGGATGCCGATATCGAGACGCTCACCGTGACGTCGATCACAGTCGACGGTGACGTTCTGGCGGTCGGTGTGCTTCATACGCTCGACAGCGGCGCAACGCTCATCGTCAACAGCGACGGCAGCTACACCTACAACCCGAACGGCGCGTTCGATGGTCTCGACGTCGGCGAGAGCGACACCGAGGTGTTCACCTACAACCTCAGCGATGGCGACGGCGCGGCCGACACCGCCACGGTGACCATCACGATCACCGGTCTGAACGACGCTCCGGTCGCCAGCGACGACGACATCTCCGTCGCCGAGTTCTCGACGGTCTCCGGAAACCTGATTACCGGGATTAACGGAAACGGCCCCGACACCGATCCCGACGTGGAGACACTCACGATCACCGAGGTCAACGGCCTCGCCGCGAGCGTCGGCACGCAGATCACGCTTGCCAGCGGGGCGCTGCTCACCGTCAACGCCAACGGAACCTTTACCTACGACCCGAACGGCGCCTTCGATCCGCCGCCAGGCGGGTCCGAAACCGACAGCTTCACCTACACGCTCAGCGACGGAACGGTCGTTGACCAGGCGAACGTCGAAATCACGATCACCGGCATCGGCCCCCGCGGAAACATCGTCGCCACATTCCGGCGCGACAAGGCCACGCTGTCGAACACCGACAATCTCCCGCTCGATGTCGACATCGTGTTCCTGGCCGGGGCCGTTCGATTCGTCGGCCGAAACGGCACGACGATCAACGGTGTCTCCGTCCTGGAAATCCCGGGCATCGATTCGATCGGCGGCCGGCTTGGCAGCAGTGAGGACACCGTCAATGTGACCGGCGACGCGGACCTGTTCAGCCTCGACCTGCGTGCCGGGGACAACGCGATCAAGTTCGAGGACTTTTCATCGCGACGCACGGTCACCGCGACCGGCCGGCTGGGAGGACTCGACTTCGACGCCATCGACAGCCAGTTCTACCGACTGGCCGTCAACACCGGGAATTTCGCCGACTCGGTGAGTCTCCAGAACATTGACGTCACCAGCACGACGTCAATCCGCCTCTATGCCGGATTGCACGACGTCACGATCGACGACTCGACGTTCGGAAACACCTTCACGCTCAGTTCCACAGGACCCAATACGACGCTGGACATCGAGGCCGGTGCTCCCAATCTGGCGGGGACCAGTTTCCTCGGGAACTTCACCGTGACGACCGGCAGCAGCGCCGTGATTAACATCAGCCCGCTGTTGACGTCCGACCAGACGACGTTTTCGAAGTTGTTCACGATCACCGCCAAAACGCCCAACGCCCAGCTGATTGACGCGAATGCGATCTACTCGAAGCCGAAAAAGCTGAAGAATGTGACCGATCTCTAG
- a CDS encoding methyltransferase family protein, whose protein sequence is MVRENSREAWILEVAGWVCFAAGALFRWWATLYIGGRKHRQLATEGPYSICRNPLYLGTFLLTLSIAFFVQSVTFAIGVLLALPIYLLITVPYEEAKLQGIFGEDFVRYRSSVPVFIPRPGLLSSPPMLSVSLDGLKGELRMCLRWIWIPILAEGVALLRTREWWPDLFLLP, encoded by the coding sequence ATGGTACGCGAGAACTCGCGCGAGGCCTGGATACTGGAAGTCGCCGGATGGGTGTGCTTCGCCGCCGGTGCGTTGTTCCGCTGGTGGGCGACGCTCTACATCGGCGGGCGGAAGCACCGGCAACTGGCGACCGAGGGCCCCTATTCGATCTGCCGGAATCCGCTGTACCTGGGAACGTTTCTCCTGACTCTTTCGATCGCGTTCTTCGTGCAGAGCGTCACGTTTGCGATCGGAGTTCTGCTCGCCCTGCCGATCTACCTGCTGATCACTGTGCCCTACGAGGAAGCGAAGCTCCAGGGCATCTTCGGCGAAGACTTCGTTCGCTATCGCTCGAGCGTGCCCGTGTTCATTCCCAGGCCGGGGCTGCTCAGTTCGCCACCGATGCTGTCCGTCAGCCTCGATGGCCTGAAGGGGGAGCTTCGCATGTGCCTGCGGTGGATCTGGATTCCCATACTGGCCGAAGGGGTCGCACTTCTGCGAACGAGGGAATGGTGGCCGGATCTCTTTCTGTTGCCGTAA